A section of the Tenrec ecaudatus isolate mTenEca1 chromosome 10, mTenEca1.hap1, whole genome shotgun sequence genome encodes:
- the LOC142457831 gene encoding interferon omega-1-like, producing MALLLSLLTALVVLSCGPVPSLGCDLPQNHFLASKNTSALLNQMRKLSPFLCVKDRKDFRFPQEMGGSQLQTAQTISVLHEMLEQIFNLFHSERASAAWNTTLLAQLHRELHLQLEDLETCLVQLMGEEESALAMEVPTLAVKRYFRRIRLYLEEKAYSDCAWEVVRVEIRRAFSSSANLQEGLRRKDGALGSS from the coding sequence ATGGCCCTCCTGCTCTCTCTGCtgacagccctggtggtgctcagCTGTGGCCCTGTTCCAtctctgggctgtgatctgcctcAGAACCACTTCCTGGCGAGTAAGAACACCTCGGCGCTTCTCAATCAAATGAGGAAACTCTCCCCTTTCTTGTGTGTGAAGGACAGAAAGGACTTCAGATTCCCTCAGGAGATGGGTGGCAGCCAGCTCCAGACAGCCCAGACCATCTCCGTCCTCCATGAGATGCTGGAGCAGATCTTCAACCTCTTCCACTCAGAGCGCGCCTCTGCTGCCTGGAACACCACCCTCCTGGCCCAGCTCCACCGTGAGCTCCATCTTCAGCTGGAAGACCTGGAGACCTGCTTGGTACAgctgatgggagaggaagaatCTGCCTTGGCAATGGAGGTCCCAACGCTGGCTGTGAAGAGGTACTTCAGGAGAATTCGTCTCTATCTGGAAGAGAAGGCATACAGTGACTGTGCCTGGGAAGTTGTCAGAGTGGAAATCAGAAGAGCCTTTTCTTCATCAGCAAACTTGCAGGAGGGATTGAGAAGAAAGGATGGAGCCCTGGGTTCATCTTAA